The genomic interval GTCTCCGACCGCACCTTCGACAAGACGACGTTCTACGAGCGTGCCATCGAGGAGGTCGTGAACGCCCTGGACGAGGGCCGCGAACCCGAGATTTCGGGGGCGAACGCGCTCGCCGGGACCGAACTCGTCTACGCGTCCTGGGAGTCCTCGCGCCGCCGCGGCCGCGTCCAGTTGCCACTCGACATCGACGACAACCCGCTCGTCGAGATGATCGAGGCGCGCAACGACGACGGCGACGACGAAGGAGACGAGGCGAGCGAGGGACAGGACGAGTCGGCCGAAGAGGCCGAAGCGAGCGACTGAGCCCCCCCCCGTCACGCCACTGTTCCACTCGGTCTCGGTCGCTATCGGTCGCAGTGGCTCTCGGAGTTCGAGCTCTCCTGCGCCCGCCTCCTTACTCGGAGTCTCCACGACCGTCTCGGCCCGTTTCTACAGCGACCGCTGCCTCGTCCGTCCCTTCGGTCTCGGTGCCGTTCGTCCCCTGGTCGTCGCTCGTCCCGGTCGGTGGCCGAGCGGGCGACCCCTCGGGTGTCTCGGTCATCATGAACCCTGGGCCAGGGTCTTCACTGGGTGAGGGGTCGAACGTCCCGAGGACGCTCAGCGCGCCGAAGAGGACGAGGACCAGTACCACCAGTGCGCCGATTGCGAGCACCGCGACGAACGCCGTGTCGCTGGTGTCCATGGCGTTCGCCCGCGACGGGGGTCGGTCGCTTAGTTACCCGAGGCTGAAGCGTCCGAGGTGCTGAACGACTCCTGCGCAGAAGCGTGTAGGCTGCCGATTCCGTCGCCGACTCAGACGCCGCGACCCTGCAGCTTCTCCTCCTCGGGCATCGTCTCGTTGGCCTGCCCCTTCATGCCCCGGCCGATGCCCTTCGCGATGTCCTTCAGCGTCTCGGGGTCGTCGTAGTTGTTGACCGCCTCGACGACGGCAGTGCCCATCGCCTCGGGGTCCTCCGCGCCGAAGATACCCGACCCCACGAAGATGCCGTCACAGCCCAGTTGCATCATGAGCGCCGCGTCGGCGGGCGTGGCGATGCCACCGGCCGCGAAGTTGACGACCGGCAGGCGACCGCGCTCGGCGGTCTCGTGGACGAGGTCACGGGGTGCCTCGTTCTTCCGCGCCCACTCGTCGCGCTCCTCGTAGTTCATCCCCGAGAGCTGTCGGATGGAGCGCTTGATGGTGCGCTGGTGGGTGACGGCCTGGTTGACGTCGCCCGTCCCCGCCTCGCCCTTGGTGCGAATCATCGCCGCGCCCTCGTTGATGCGTCGGAGCGCCTCGCCGAGATTGCGCGCGCCACAGACGAACGGTGCGGTGAACCCGCGCTTGTCGATGTGGTAGCGCTCGTCGGCCGTCGTCAGCACCTCGCTCTCGTCGACCATGTCCGCGCCCGTGGCTTCGAGAATCTGTGCCTCGACGGTGTGGCCGATGCGCGCCTTCCCCATCACGGGAATCGAGACCTCGTCGATGATGCCCTCCAGCAGGCTGGGGTCGGCCATCCGGGCGACGCCGCCGCGCTTGCGGATGTCGGCGGGCACCGCTTCGAGGCTCATCACGGCGACCGCACCGCAGTCCTCGGCGATGCGCGCCTGTTCTCGCGTCACCACGTCCATGATGACGCCGCCCTTCTGCATCTTCGCGAAGCCGCGCTTGACGAGGTCGGTCCCTCGCTTCAGGTCCTCGATGTCGGTCGCCTCGCTCATACGAATCGTCGGGACGGGACGCACTTAACCCGTGTCCTTCGCCCGTCGGACCGCCCGACGGGACCGACCAGCAGGGTTTTGCACGCCCCCAACTACGCCGACGTATGACCGCCGCCGACTCGTCGGGCGACCACTCCTCGACCGCGGTCGAGCAGTTCCTCGCGTTCGTGCGTGACGGCTCTCTCCCCCCGAGCGACGACCTGCCGCGCTACCTCGCTCCCCTCCCGAAACTCCTCGAAGACGTCGGCTTCCGGTTCGTCTGGCTGGTCGTCGTCGTCAACCTCGCGGGCACCGCGTTCGGCTTCTACTACTACTCCGGGCAGTTCGCCGCGACGCCCGTCGAACTCTGGCCGTTCGTCCCCGACTCGCCGATGGGGACGCTGTTCATCGCGCTCGCCCTCGGTCTCTGGGCGATGGACCGCCCGAACGAGTACGCCAACGCGTTCGCGCTGTTCGGCTGTATCAAACTCGGCGCGTGGACGCCGTACGTCCTGCTCGCGTTCTTCCCGGCGTGGGACTACCTCTGGTGGCCGATGTACAACTTCCTGTTCTGGAGTCACTGCGCGATGGTCGTCCAGGCGTTCGTCCTCCACCGCATCGCCGACTTCCCCGTCAGGGCGGTGGCGCTGGCGACGGCCTGGTACACCGTCGACCTCACGTTCGACTACTTCTACAACCCGGTCGGCGTCCTCACCCACACCACCATCCCGGTCTTCCGGTACGAACCGTGGTTCCTCAGCGACGCCGTCACGAACCTCCAGATAGCCGCGGCGGGTGCCGTCGTCCTCACCATCGTCCCGCTGTTCGTCGCGCTGGCGACCCGCGTGAAGAAACTGGAGTTGCGGCTGGCAGAGCAGTGACTGCGGGCCTGGTGCTCCCGCGAGCGAACGCAGTGAGCGAGGGGAAGCTCGCTGGACGAGTACAGCGAGTCCAGCGTTGGACTGAACGGGCGAGCGCGCTACGGGAAGCACGACGAAGCAAGCACTGGAGCGAACGCAGTGAGCGAAGGGCGCAGCGAGTCGCGCGACCGTAGCGCGGGAGGGCGTTCGAGGCAGCAGAAAGACTGTCGGGACCAGCGGCAGGATGGCCGACCTCGTCGACTCACTCTAGCGCTTCGGGGTCGCCGTCGGCGTGCGAGCGGACCCACAGCTCGCCGATTCTGGAGAGTCGCGTCCGGTAGGACTTCCCCTGTTCCTCCTGCTCGATGTACCCCTTCCCGCCCGGTCCCAGTCTGTCGACGTTGTAGATGACCTTCGAGCGGAACGAGTCGCTGTACTCCTCGCCCAGGTCGCGAGCGAGGGTCTGCGCCAACTCGGACACCGACGCGAACTCGCCGTGGTCGCCGAGCGTGAACATGATGAGTTCCTCGAACGGCTTGACGTTGGAGAACGAGGCGACGGGCAACTCGACGACGTGGCTCCCCTCCACCTCCTTCGCGCCGATGGTCGTCCCGCGTTCGTCGAACTCCGCGAGCAGTTCGCGGGCGTCGTCGAGCCACCCGGTGATGCGTTCCTCGTCGACCGAGGAGTCCCGGACCTCGCTCAGGAGGTCCAGACCGAGCCGTAGCTCCTCGGCTAGTTCCGTCTCCAGGTACTTCTCGGGGACCGTGTAGTAGGTGCGGATGCGCTCGCGGTCGCCCTGTCGCTCGACCATGATGGAGTGGGCGGCGGTGGCGAACGCGAACGAGACGGTTCTGGGCATCGAGGAGACGTTCACCCACACCTCGCCGTCCTCGCGTTCCTCGCGGTCGAGTTCGGCGTTGATGAGGCCGTACGCCTGCTCGAACGCCGTGTCGTAGTCGTAGACGTCCTCGACGACGAACCGCTCGGTCTCAGCGCCCAGGAGGTTCTCGAAGTCCTTCTCCAGTTTGGTGGCGAGGTGCCGCGAGTACT from Halomarina salina carries:
- the pdxS gene encoding pyridoxal 5'-phosphate synthase lyase subunit PdxS, translating into MSEATDIEDLKRGTDLVKRGFAKMQKGGVIMDVVTREQARIAEDCGAVAVMSLEAVPADIRKRGGVARMADPSLLEGIIDEVSIPVMGKARIGHTVEAQILEATGADMVDESEVLTTADERYHIDKRGFTAPFVCGARNLGEALRRINEGAAMIRTKGEAGTGDVNQAVTHQRTIKRSIRQLSGMNYEERDEWARKNEAPRDLVHETAERGRLPVVNFAAGGIATPADAALMMQLGCDGIFVGSGIFGAEDPEAMGTAVVEAVNNYDDPETLKDIAKGIGRGMKGQANETMPEEEKLQGRGV
- a CDS encoding DUF1405 domain-containing protein, with the protein product MTAADSSGDHSSTAVEQFLAFVRDGSLPPSDDLPRYLAPLPKLLEDVGFRFVWLVVVVNLAGTAFGFYYYSGQFAATPVELWPFVPDSPMGTLFIALALGLWAMDRPNEYANAFALFGCIKLGAWTPYVLLAFFPAWDYLWWPMYNFLFWSHCAMVVQAFVLHRIADFPVRAVALATAWYTVDLTFDYFYNPVGVLTHTTIPVFRYEPWFLSDAVTNLQIAAAGAVVLTIVPLFVALATRVKKLELRLAEQ
- a CDS encoding HFX_2341 family transcriptional regulator: MQTHIVPVGFDYDRLIAPLVRDQLDVDRVILLEGAVGSEANVEYSRHLATKLEKDFENLLGAETERFVVEDVYDYDTAFEQAYGLINAELDREEREDGEVWVNVSSMPRTVSFAFATAAHSIMVERQGDRERIRTYYTVPEKYLETELAEELRLGLDLLSEVRDSSVDEERITGWLDDARELLAEFDERGTTIGAKEVEGSHVVELPVASFSNVKPFEELIMFTLGDHGEFASVSELAQTLARDLGEEYSDSFRSKVIYNVDRLGPGGKGYIEQEEQGKSYRTRLSRIGELWVRSHADGDPEALE